Proteins encoded in a region of the Mycolicibacterium duvalii genome:
- a CDS encoding DEAD/DEAH box helicase, giving the protein MTTRPDPVPARSQIDAFTAHLSFALDDFQRRACEALAGGHGVLVCAPTGAGKTVVGEFAVHLALAAGGKCFYTTPIKALSNQKHADLVRRYGPERIGLLTGDQAVNGDADVVVMTTEVLRNMLYADSPALRGLSYVVMDEVHFLADRMRGAVWEEVILHLPEEVRLVSLSATVSNAEEFGGWIQTVRGDTTVVVDEHRPVPLWQHVLVGKRLLDLFDYRAAEAAKSGREPAVDPELLRHIAHRREADRLADWQPRGRGRPGRPGIYRTPGRPEVISVLEQRDLLPAITFIFSRAGCDAAVKQCLRASLRLTTDTERARIAEIVDRRTADLNDTDLVVLDFHEWREGLLRGLAAHHAGLLPTFRHTVEELFTAGLVKAVFATETLALGINMPARTVVLERLVKFNGEQHMPLTPGEYTQLTGRAGRRGIDVEGHAVVLWNPDVDPAEVAGLASTRTFPLRSSFAPTYNMTINLVHQMGPQQAHRLLERSFAQYQADRSVVGLVRGVERGERMLGESAAEFGGRDAPILDYVRLRAQITARERAQSRASRLQRRQAVNDALAALRRGDIITITQGKRGGLAVVLEPARDDDDPRPLVLSEHRWAGRISSADYSGAAPPVGRMTLPKRVEHRNPRVRRDMASALRSAASGLDVPSARPRRSGAPPEPDIDPELAALRERMRAHPAHRLPDREEKVRAAERYLKIERDNAALRKKIESATNSLAVTFDRIVVLLTERGFIAETGDAAPAVTDAGRLLARIYSESDLLVAECLRSGVWDELDPAELAAALSAVVYESRRDGGLNGVAEVPTGRLRRALNQTRRLWAELRTDEQRHRIAHSREPDDGFVTAIYRWARTGDLATALAASDTAGTGSSMSAGDFVRWCRQVLDLADQVRGAAPSPALRATAKRAINDVRRGVVAVDAG; this is encoded by the coding sequence ATGACGACGCGACCTGATCCGGTGCCGGCCCGCTCGCAGATCGACGCGTTCACCGCCCACCTGTCCTTCGCGCTCGATGACTTCCAGCGTCGTGCCTGCGAGGCTCTCGCCGGCGGGCACGGGGTCCTGGTGTGCGCCCCCACCGGTGCCGGCAAGACGGTGGTGGGGGAGTTCGCGGTCCATCTGGCACTGGCCGCCGGCGGCAAGTGCTTCTACACCACGCCGATCAAAGCGCTGAGCAACCAGAAGCACGCCGACCTGGTGCGCCGCTACGGCCCCGAGCGGATCGGTCTGCTCACCGGTGACCAGGCGGTCAACGGCGACGCCGACGTCGTCGTGATGACCACCGAAGTGCTGCGCAACATGCTCTACGCGGATTCTCCCGCGCTGCGCGGCCTTTCGTACGTGGTGATGGACGAGGTGCATTTCCTGGCCGACCGCATGCGCGGCGCGGTGTGGGAAGAGGTGATCCTGCACCTGCCCGAAGAGGTCCGGCTGGTGTCGCTGTCGGCCACGGTGAGCAATGCCGAGGAGTTCGGTGGGTGGATCCAGACGGTGCGCGGTGACACCACCGTCGTGGTCGACGAGCACCGCCCGGTGCCGTTGTGGCAGCACGTGCTGGTCGGCAAGCGGCTGCTGGACCTGTTCGACTACCGGGCCGCCGAGGCGGCCAAGTCCGGCCGCGAGCCGGCCGTCGACCCGGAGTTGTTGCGCCACATCGCTCACCGGCGCGAGGCCGACCGGCTCGCCGACTGGCAGCCGCGCGGCCGGGGCCGTCCGGGCCGGCCCGGCATCTACCGCACGCCGGGGCGGCCCGAGGTGATCTCGGTACTCGAACAGCGCGACCTGCTGCCCGCCATCACGTTCATCTTCTCCCGGGCCGGCTGCGACGCCGCGGTCAAACAGTGTCTGCGGGCGTCGCTGCGGTTGACCACCGACACCGAACGCGCCCGGATCGCCGAGATCGTCGACCGTCGGACCGCCGACCTCAACGACACCGACCTGGTGGTCCTCGACTTCCACGAATGGCGGGAAGGGCTGCTGCGCGGGCTGGCCGCCCACCACGCCGGCCTGCTGCCGACGTTCCGCCACACCGTCGAGGAACTGTTCACCGCAGGGTTGGTCAAGGCCGTGTTCGCCACGGAAACGTTGGCGTTGGGCATCAACATGCCGGCCCGCACCGTGGTGCTCGAACGACTGGTGAAGTTCAACGGCGAGCAGCACATGCCGCTGACGCCGGGCGAGTACACCCAACTGACCGGGCGGGCGGGCCGGCGCGGCATCGATGTCGAAGGCCACGCCGTGGTGCTGTGGAACCCTGATGTGGATCCGGCCGAAGTGGCCGGCCTGGCCTCGACGCGGACGTTCCCGCTGCGCAGTTCGTTCGCCCCGACCTACAACATGACCATCAACCTGGTCCATCAGATGGGTCCGCAGCAGGCGCACCGGCTGCTCGAGCGCTCCTTCGCCCAGTACCAGGCCGACCGGTCGGTGGTGGGACTCGTGCGGGGCGTCGAGCGCGGCGAACGGATGCTGGGCGAATCGGCCGCGGAGTTCGGCGGCCGCGACGCCCCGATCCTCGACTATGTGCGCCTGCGCGCGCAGATCACCGCGCGCGAGCGGGCGCAGTCGCGGGCCTCCCGGCTGCAGCGCCGGCAGGCGGTCAACGACGCGTTGGCGGCGCTGCGCCGCGGCGACATCATCACCATCACCCAGGGCAAGCGGGGCGGTCTGGCGGTGGTGCTGGAACCGGCCCGCGACGACGACGATCCGCGCCCGCTGGTGCTCTCCGAGCACCGGTGGGCGGGCCGCATCTCGTCGGCCGACTACTCCGGCGCGGCGCCGCCGGTCGGCCGGATGACGCTGCCCAAGCGGGTGGAACACCGCAACCCGCGGGTACGTCGGGACATGGCCTCCGCGCTGCGTTCGGCCGCGTCCGGGCTGGACGTGCCGTCGGCCCGGCCGCGCCGCAGCGGAGCGCCGCCGGAGCCCGACATCGATCCGGAGCTGGCCGCGCTGCGCGAACGGATGCGCGCCCATCCGGCCCACCGGCTGCCCGACCGGGAAGAGAAGGTGCGCGCGGCGGAGCGCTACCTGAAGATCGAGCGCGACAACGCCGCGCTGCGCAAGAAGATCGAATCGGCGACGAATTCGCTGGCCGTCACCTTCGACCGCATCGTGGTGCTGCTGACCGAACGGGGGTTCATCGCCGAAACCGGCGACGCCGCGCCGGCGGTGACCGACGCGGGACGGCTGCTCGCCCGCATCTACAGCGAGAGCGACCTGTTGGTGGCCGAATGTCTGCGCAGCGGCGTGTGGGATGAGCTCGACCCCGCCGAGTTGGCGGCTGCGCTGTCGGCGGTGGTGTACGAGTCGCGCCGCGACGGCGGGCTCAACGGGGTGGCCGAGGTGCCGACCGGCCGGTTGCGCCGCGCCCTCAACCAGACCCGCCGGCTGTGGGCCGAGTTGCGCACCGACGAGCAGCGCCACCGCATCGCGCACAGCCGCGAACCCGACGACGGCTTCGTCACCGCGATCTACCGCTGGGCACGCACCGGCGACCTGGCCACCGCGCTGGCAGCGTCCGACACCGCCGGCACCGGATCGTCCATGTCGGCCGGCGACTTCGTCCGCTGGTGCCGGCAGGTGCTCGATCTGGCTGATCAGGTGCGCGGTGCCGCACCCTCGCCGGCGTTGCGGGCGACCGCGAAACGCGCCATCAACGACGTCCGGCGCGGCGTCGTAGCTGTTGATGCCGGGTAG
- a CDS encoding M24 family metallopeptidase: MSDGRFSTQVYAHRMAAAARAAADAGLAGLVLTPGYDLRYLTGSRAQTFERLTALVLPAAGDPTVVVPRLELAALKESAVPELGVAVRDWVDGDDPYALVADALAGVDQPAVAVTESMPALHLLPLAQTLGVVPVLATDVLRSLRMVKDAAEIDALRAAGAAIDRVHARVPEFLVPGRTEADVAADIAEAIVAEGHSEVAFIIVGSGPHGADPHHECSDRQLREGDVVVVDIGGPYGVGYNSDCTRTYSIGEPGDDVRRRYAVLQEAQRAAVAAVRPGVTAEQVDAAARDVLAAAGLAEAFVHRTGHGIGLSVHEEPYIVAGNALPLQQGMAFSVEPGIYFAGEWGARIEDIVIVTGDGAEPVNNRPHDLTVVPVR, encoded by the coding sequence ATGTCCGACGGTCGATTCAGCACGCAGGTCTACGCCCACCGGATGGCCGCCGCCGCGCGCGCCGCCGCCGACGCGGGACTGGCGGGCCTGGTCCTGACTCCCGGCTACGACCTGCGGTATCTGACCGGCTCGCGCGCCCAGACCTTCGAGCGGCTGACCGCGCTGGTGCTGCCCGCCGCCGGCGACCCGACCGTCGTGGTGCCCCGGCTGGAACTGGCCGCCCTCAAGGAGTCCGCGGTGCCCGAACTGGGCGTGGCCGTGCGCGACTGGGTCGACGGCGACGATCCCTATGCGCTGGTCGCCGACGCGCTGGCGGGGGTGGATCAGCCGGCGGTGGCGGTGACCGAGTCCATGCCCGCCCTGCATCTGCTGCCGCTGGCGCAGACTCTGGGTGTGGTGCCGGTGCTGGCCACCGACGTCCTGCGCTCGCTGCGGATGGTCAAAGACGCCGCCGAGATCGACGCGCTGCGCGCCGCCGGCGCGGCGATCGACCGCGTGCACGCCCGGGTACCGGAGTTTCTCGTCCCCGGTCGCACCGAAGCCGACGTCGCCGCTGATATCGCCGAAGCCATTGTCGCCGAAGGGCATTCGGAGGTGGCGTTCATCATCGTCGGCTCCGGTCCGCACGGGGCCGACCCGCACCACGAATGTTCGGACCGGCAACTGCGGGAAGGCGATGTGGTGGTCGTCGACATCGGCGGCCCCTACGGCGTCGGCTACAACTCCGACTGCACCCGGACCTACAGCATCGGCGAACCCGGCGACGACGTGCGACGCCGGTATGCGGTGCTGCAGGAGGCGCAGCGCGCCGCGGTGGCCGCGGTGCGCCCGGGCGTCACCGCTGAACAGGTCGACGCCGCCGCCCGTGACGTGCTGGCGGCAGCCGGGCTGGCCGAGGCGTTCGTGCATCGCACCGGCCACGGCATCGGTCTGTCGGTGCACGAGGAGCCCTACATCGTCGCCGGCAACGCGCTGCCGCTGCAGCAGGGCATGGCTTTCTCGGTGGAGCCGGGCATCTACTTCGCCGGCGAGTGGGGCGCGCGGATCGAGGACATCGTGATCGTCACCGGCGACGGTGCCGAGCCGGTCAACAACCGACCGCACGATCTGACCGTGGTGCCGGTGCGCTGA
- a CDS encoding F420-dependent biliverdin reductase, with product MATSGRKATTKLTTDALAFLTERHLAMLTTLRNDGSPHVVAVGFTFDPQTHIARVITTGGSQKAVNAEHRGVAVLSQVDGARWLSLEGKSTVRTDTDHVRDAELRYAQRYRTPRPNPKRVVIEVKIERVLGSSSLLDRSDT from the coding sequence ATGGCTACATCCGGTCGCAAGGCGACCACCAAGCTGACCACCGACGCGCTGGCCTTCCTGACCGAGCGTCATCTCGCCATGCTGACCACGTTGCGCAACGACGGATCACCGCATGTGGTGGCCGTCGGGTTCACCTTCGATCCGCAGACCCACATCGCCCGGGTGATCACCACCGGAGGTTCCCAGAAGGCGGTCAACGCCGAACATCGCGGCGTGGCCGTGCTCAGCCAGGTCGACGGGGCCCGGTGGTTGTCACTGGAAGGCAAGTCGACGGTACGCACCGACACCGACCACGTGCGCGATGCCGAACTGCGCTACGCGCAGCGCTATCGCACACCGCGCCCGAATCCGAAACGCGTGGTGATCGAGGTCAAAATCGAGCGGGTGCTGGGCTCGTCGAGCCTGCTCGACCGCAGCGACACCTGA
- a CDS encoding phosphotransferase family protein, translating into MTIPRSPEDLTAAWLGSVLGTEVSAVDVVAIGTGQTGATYRVTASYPPGDRPSTPPTTFAVKLPAQDDAVRERVALGYVSEVDFYTAIAKDVAIPAPNCFHSEISSDGKDFVLVLADMAPAVQGDQIAGCTAAEAELAVEALAGLHGPTWNERRYFDLPSIVMPKPGDEAAAGGMGEVAKMAADITLDKLGASVSDEDRDTLLAAMSLVTPWLLAVPDRFSLMHGDYRLDNLLYDPDRTRVTVVDWQTLGIGLPSRDLAYFTGTSLQPETRAAVERDLVARYHAALLGHGVTGYDLETCWHDYRLGVLQAPLITALGTAFASSTERGDEMMLTMLHRGCRAIRELDSIELVRSYEASSPTTA; encoded by the coding sequence GTGACGATTCCCCGTAGTCCCGAAGATCTCACCGCCGCCTGGCTGGGATCGGTACTGGGCACCGAGGTCAGCGCGGTGGATGTGGTCGCCATCGGCACCGGCCAGACCGGCGCGACCTACCGGGTCACGGCCAGCTACCCCCCGGGCGACCGACCCTCCACTCCGCCAACGACTTTCGCGGTGAAACTGCCCGCACAGGACGACGCGGTGCGCGAGCGCGTGGCGCTGGGTTACGTATCCGAGGTGGACTTCTACACCGCGATCGCCAAGGATGTCGCCATTCCGGCGCCGAACTGCTTCCACAGCGAGATCTCCTCCGACGGCAAAGATTTCGTGCTCGTGCTGGCCGACATGGCTCCTGCCGTGCAGGGCGACCAGATCGCCGGGTGCACCGCGGCCGAGGCCGAGCTGGCCGTCGAGGCACTGGCGGGGCTGCACGGCCCGACGTGGAACGAGCGGCGCTACTTCGACCTGCCCTCGATCGTCATGCCCAAACCCGGCGACGAGGCCGCCGCCGGCGGCATGGGCGAAGTAGCCAAGATGGCCGCCGACATCACGCTGGACAAACTCGGCGCGTCGGTCAGCGACGAGGACCGCGATACGCTGCTGGCCGCCATGAGCCTGGTCACCCCGTGGCTGCTCGCGGTGCCCGACCGTTTCTCGCTGATGCACGGCGACTACCGGCTCGACAACCTGCTCTACGATCCCGACCGCACCCGCGTCACCGTCGTCGACTGGCAGACGCTGGGAATCGGGCTGCCGAGCCGGGATCTGGCGTATTTCACCGGGACCAGCCTGCAGCCCGAGACGCGCGCAGCAGTCGAACGCGATCTGGTGGCGCGCTACCACGCGGCGCTGCTGGGCCACGGCGTCACCGGCTACGACCTCGAGACCTGTTGGCACGATTACCGACTCGGGGTGCTGCAGGCACCGCTGATCACCGCGCTGGGCACCGCGTTCGCGTCGTCCACCGAGCGTGGTGACGAGATGATGCTGACCATGCTGCACCGCGGCTGCCGGGCGATCCGCGAACTCGATTCGATCGAGCTGGTCAGATCGTATGAGGCTTCGTCACCGACCACTGCGTGA
- a CDS encoding DUF4333 domain-containing protein, which produces MSGPQGPDPTQPWPGQQPESSGAEQPSGDAATDQGWQPPSGSEQAQAPGAEQPQWQPPAYTPQQYPQYQQPQQYAPQYPPTDQYGQPTGYPQQGQYGQPGAYGQPYGQPGYGPPPGQFGQQPGQPGQFGQYPGYSAPGSEDGSKRSLAVIGTVIGVLVGVVVIAVLVLGFWKPGFFVTTKLDIGAAEQGVQQILTDETNGYGATNVSNVTCNDGVSPTVRKGATFECEVSIDGTIRQVTVTFQDDEGTYEVGRPK; this is translated from the coding sequence ATGAGCGGACCGCAGGGACCTGATCCGACGCAGCCGTGGCCGGGTCAACAGCCTGAGTCGTCGGGCGCGGAGCAACCGTCCGGCGATGCCGCCACCGACCAGGGCTGGCAGCCGCCGTCGGGGTCGGAGCAGGCGCAGGCGCCCGGTGCCGAGCAACCCCAATGGCAGCCCCCGGCCTACACGCCGCAGCAGTATCCGCAGTACCAACAGCCGCAGCAGTACGCGCCGCAGTATCCCCCCACCGACCAGTACGGTCAGCCGACCGGCTACCCCCAGCAGGGGCAGTACGGTCAGCCGGGCGCTTACGGGCAGCCCTACGGTCAGCCGGGCTACGGCCCGCCGCCCGGGCAATTCGGCCAGCAGCCGGGTCAGCCGGGGCAGTTCGGCCAGTACCCGGGCTATTCGGCGCCGGGTTCGGAGGACGGGTCGAAGCGCTCGCTGGCCGTCATCGGCACGGTCATCGGTGTGCTCGTCGGCGTCGTCGTCATCGCGGTCCTGGTGCTGGGTTTCTGGAAGCCGGGCTTCTTCGTCACCACCAAGCTCGACATCGGGGCCGCCGAGCAGGGTGTCCAGCAGATCCTGACCGACGAGACCAACGGCTACGGTGCCACCAACGTCAGCAATGTGACCTGCAACGACGGTGTCAGCCCGACCGTGCGCAAGGGCGCCACCTTCGAGTGTGAGGTCAGCATCGACGGCACCATCCGGCAGGTCACCGTGACGTTCCAGGACGACGAGGGCACCTACGAGGTCGGCCGGCCGAAGTAG
- a CDS encoding SDR family NAD(P)-dependent oxidoreductase translates to MDDTVDDPVVIFGGRSEIGTELGRRVTRDATVILAARRADELDDQVSAMRKAGASAVHTIEFDADDLASHRGVVDGILARHGAIGTAVLAFGILGDQERAERDPGHAAAIVHTDFVAQVSLLTTLADTMRAAGRGTLVVFSSVAGVRVRRANYVYGSAKAGLDGFCSGLADALHGSGVRLLVVRPGFVVGRMTEGMSPAPFSSTPAEVADATVRALRRGRSQVWVPGILKPVFAALKLLPQPIWRRMPR, encoded by the coding sequence GTGGATGACACGGTGGACGACCCGGTCGTGATCTTCGGCGGGCGCAGTGAGATCGGCACCGAGCTGGGGCGGCGGGTGACCCGCGACGCGACGGTGATCCTGGCCGCGCGCCGGGCCGATGAGCTCGACGACCAAGTCTCGGCCATGCGGAAGGCGGGTGCGTCGGCCGTGCACACCATCGAATTCGACGCCGACGATCTGGCCTCCCATCGTGGCGTCGTCGACGGCATCCTCGCCCGCCACGGCGCGATCGGCACCGCGGTGCTGGCCTTCGGCATCCTCGGCGACCAGGAGCGCGCCGAGCGGGATCCGGGCCACGCCGCGGCGATCGTGCACACCGACTTCGTCGCGCAGGTCAGTCTCCTCACCACGCTGGCCGACACGATGCGCGCCGCCGGACGCGGAACGCTGGTGGTGTTCTCCTCGGTGGCCGGGGTGCGGGTCCGGCGGGCGAACTACGTCTACGGGTCGGCAAAGGCCGGGCTGGACGGCTTCTGCAGCGGGCTCGCCGACGCCCTGCACGGATCCGGGGTCCGGTTGCTGGTGGTGCGTCCGGGCTTCGTGGTGGGCCGGATGACCGAGGGGATGTCGCCGGCGCCGTTCTCCTCGACACCGGCCGAGGTCGCCGACGCCACCGTTCGCGCACTGCGCCGGGGCCGGTCGCAGGTCTGGGTCCCGGGAATCCTCAAGCCGGTGTTCGCGGCGTTGAAGCTGCTGCCCCAACCGATCTGGCGGAGGATGCCGCGATGA
- the cbiE gene encoding precorrin-6y C5,15-methyltransferase (decarboxylating) subunit CbiE, with amino-acid sequence MNRIVVVGIGADGMAGLAESARAELRRATVVHGSSRQIDLLDDSVSAQRRIWPSPMLPALSGLLDGADGDVHVVASGDPLLHGVATSLIRLHGTDRVTVLPHVSSVTLACARLGWPAPDTEIISLVTAAAHTAVRRGGQAIVLSRDASTPAALARLLTTSGRGDSELTVLEQLGGPAERVRTDTARQWASRPPADVDDLNVMAVRYLPDERRFGALPDDAFAHDGQITKQAMRAVTLAALAPRPGELLWDVGSGSGSVAIEWCRTGPGCRAIAFERNDARRERIARNAAAHGVGVETSFDAPEAFRSAPAPTAIFLGGGVSQPGLIDACWQALRPGGRLVVNAVTVESEAVLAQSFSRYGGELQRFAHYRGEAVGSFTGWRPAMPVTQWSVTKPHTI; translated from the coding sequence ATGAACCGGATCGTGGTGGTCGGTATCGGCGCCGACGGAATGGCCGGGCTCGCCGAGTCGGCCCGCGCCGAATTGCGCAGAGCCACAGTGGTTCACGGATCGTCGCGGCAGATCGACCTGCTCGACGACTCGGTGTCGGCGCAGCGGCGGATATGGCCGTCACCGATGCTGCCCGCGCTGAGCGGTCTGCTCGACGGGGCCGACGGGGACGTGCATGTGGTGGCCAGCGGCGACCCGTTGCTGCACGGGGTCGCGACATCGTTGATCCGGCTGCACGGCACCGACCGGGTGACGGTGCTGCCGCATGTGTCGTCGGTGACGCTGGCCTGCGCGCGGCTCGGGTGGCCCGCGCCGGACACCGAGATCATCAGCCTGGTCACCGCCGCGGCGCACACCGCCGTGCGCCGCGGCGGTCAGGCGATCGTGCTGTCCCGCGACGCCTCGACCCCGGCCGCACTGGCCCGGTTGCTCACCACCAGCGGGCGCGGCGACTCGGAGCTCACCGTGCTCGAACAACTCGGCGGGCCCGCCGAGCGGGTGCGGACCGACACCGCCCGGCAGTGGGCGTCCCGACCGCCCGCCGACGTCGACGACCTCAACGTGATGGCGGTGCGCTACCTGCCCGACGAACGGCGGTTCGGCGCGCTGCCCGACGATGCATTCGCCCATGACGGGCAGATCACCAAGCAGGCGATGCGGGCCGTGACCCTGGCTGCGCTGGCGCCGCGGCCCGGTGAACTGCTCTGGGACGTGGGCTCGGGGTCGGGCAGTGTGGCCATCGAGTGGTGCCGAACCGGGCCCGGCTGCCGGGCGATCGCCTTCGAACGCAACGATGCCCGGCGCGAACGGATCGCCCGGAACGCGGCAGCCCACGGGGTAGGCGTCGAGACCAGCTTCGACGCGCCGGAGGCGTTCCGCTCCGCACCGGCCCCCACGGCGATCTTCCTCGGCGGCGGCGTCAGCCAGCCCGGCCTGATCGACGCGTGCTGGCAGGCTCTGCGGCCCGGCGGGCGGCTGGTCGTCAACGCGGTCACCGTGGAGTCCGAAGCGGTTCTGGCGCAGTCGTTTTCCCGGTACGGCGGTGAATTACAGCGTTTCGCGCACTACCGCGGTGAAGCGGTCGGGTCGTTCACCGGCTGGCGGCCGGCGATGCCGGTCACGCAGTGGTCGGTGACGAAGCCTCATACGATCTGA
- a CDS encoding TetR/AcrR family transcriptional regulator, whose protein sequence is MRSPTDRRQPQKSDIRRTAILESLDHHLRESGFDALNIADVTRRAGVTRSAFYFYFENKAAAVAALLEPMYDDGFMARDLLSSTDRPPRARIRGMLDALLDTVDEHRYLLQAMLEARATSAAVRTLWDDARESFVPSVAAMINGERSGGRAPAGTAPDVLASLLLEFNDRLMERYTVGGRLSRDDLLSGAETIWLRTIYAEDGA, encoded by the coding sequence GTGCGCTCTCCCACCGACCGGCGCCAGCCGCAGAAGAGCGACATCCGCCGAACCGCGATCCTGGAGTCACTGGATCACCATCTCCGTGAGTCGGGTTTCGACGCCCTCAATATCGCCGACGTGACTCGCCGGGCCGGCGTCACCCGGTCGGCGTTCTACTTCTACTTCGAGAACAAGGCCGCCGCGGTGGCAGCGCTACTGGAGCCGATGTACGACGACGGATTCATGGCGCGCGACCTGCTCAGCAGCACCGACCGGCCGCCCCGCGCCCGGATCCGCGGGATGCTCGACGCGCTGCTGGACACCGTCGACGAGCACCGCTACCTGCTCCAGGCGATGCTCGAGGCCCGGGCCACCAGCGCCGCCGTCCGCACTCTGTGGGACGACGCCCGGGAATCGTTCGTGCCGTCGGTCGCGGCGATGATCAACGGTGAACGCTCCGGTGGCCGCGCCCCCGCCGGCACCGCACCCGACGTGCTGGCCAGCCTGCTGCTGGAGTTCAACGACCGGCTGATGGAGCGTTACACCGTCGGCGGCCGACTCAGCCGTGACGACCTGCTGTCGGGCGCCGAGACGATCTGGTTACGCACCATCTACGCCGAAGACGGCGCCTGA
- a CDS encoding 5'-3' exonuclease, protein MTAPLVLLDGASMWFRSYFGVPSSITAPDGRPVNAVRGFLDAVATVITREQPHRLVVCRDDDWRPQWRVDLIPSYKAHRVVEENLDDEPDVEEVPDDLTPQVDMIFEILDAFGIATAGAAHHEADDVLGTLAERERHDPVVVVSGDRDLLQLVREEPVPVRVLYLGRGLSKAIKHGPAEVAENYGVPVDRAGPAYAELALLRGDPSDGLPGVAGIGEKTAAALLAKYGSLDQILAATEDPRSGLSKAHRTKLRGAADYIAAAAPVVRVATDCDVDFSTDSDALPLAARNPRKVSELAERYGVSSSVGRLQSALDALPG, encoded by the coding sequence GTGACTGCTCCCCTGGTGCTCCTCGACGGTGCGAGCATGTGGTTTCGCTCCTACTTCGGTGTCCCGTCGTCCATCACCGCCCCCGACGGCCGACCCGTCAACGCCGTGCGCGGCTTCCTCGACGCCGTGGCCACGGTGATCACCCGCGAACAGCCGCACCGGTTGGTGGTCTGCCGTGACGACGACTGGCGACCGCAGTGGCGGGTCGACCTGATCCCGTCCTACAAGGCCCATCGGGTGGTCGAGGAGAACCTCGACGACGAACCCGACGTCGAGGAGGTTCCCGACGACCTGACCCCGCAGGTCGACATGATCTTCGAGATCCTCGACGCGTTCGGCATCGCGACCGCCGGCGCGGCCCACCACGAAGCCGACGACGTGCTGGGCACGCTGGCCGAGCGGGAGCGGCACGACCCGGTGGTGGTGGTCAGCGGGGACCGCGACCTGCTGCAGCTCGTCCGCGAGGAGCCGGTGCCGGTGCGGGTGCTCTACCTGGGCCGCGGCCTTTCCAAAGCCATCAAGCACGGTCCGGCGGAGGTCGCCGAGAACTACGGTGTCCCGGTCGACCGCGCGGGACCCGCCTACGCCGAGCTGGCGCTGCTGCGCGGCGACCCGAGCGACGGGCTGCCCGGTGTGGCCGGCATCGGCGAGAAGACCGCGGCTGCGCTGTTGGCGAAATACGGCTCCCTGGACCAGATTCTGGCCGCCACCGAGGACCCCCGCTCGGGGCTGTCGAAAGCCCACCGCACCAAGCTGCGCGGAGCGGCCGACTACATCGCGGCGGCGGCGCCGGTGGTGCGGGTGGCCACGGACTGCGACGTGGATTTCTCCACCGACTCCGACGCGTTGCCGCTGGCGGCCCGGAACCCCCGCAAAGTCTCCGAACTCGCCGAGCGTTACGGCGTGTCGTCCTCGGTCGGCCGCCTGCAGAGCGCGCTCGACGCTCTGCCGGGCTGA